A portion of the Punica granatum isolate Tunisia-2019 chromosome 7, ASM765513v2, whole genome shotgun sequence genome contains these proteins:
- the LOC116214036 gene encoding nonsense-mediated mRNA decay protein 2-like isoform X1 — MEQKKLCELCGRPARMYCESDEASLCWDCDETVHSANFLVAKHSRTLLCRVCQSPTPWAAAGPKLGPTVSVCDGCFDSHGKGPEAGHREGRGDIDNEGYSFNDDSSGDDDEREDGLEDGGESMDGDDDDDDGDDDEDEEEEEEEEEDGENQVVPWSCDSPLPPPASSSSSGEESTEAAAGGGFRSGPAKRVWDNVFSNDSDYFLQEEVGCTSSQVISRAFAATEEAPSSACYRPLKQQRVAEENPSLLAGDEFGLVESKPTSAIINSLKRLQKTAMSKDSSAAAVLDICRLSRC, encoded by the exons ATGGAGCAGAAGAAGCTCTGTGAGCTCTGCGGGAGGCCGGCGAGGATGTACTGCGAGTCGGACGAGGCGAGCCTTTGCTGGGACTGTGACGAGACGGTCCACAGCGCTAACTTCCTTGTGGCGAAGCACAGCCGGACGCTCCTCTGCCGCGTCTGCCAGTCCCCTACGCCTTGGGCTGCCGCCGGCCCGAAGCTCGGCCCCACCGTTTCGGTATGCGACGGCTGCTTCGACAGCCATGGTAAGGGTCCCGAGGCGGGTCATCGGGAGGGCCGCGGGGACATCGATAATGAGGGGTATAGCTTCAATGACGACAGCagtggtgatgatgatgagagaGAGGACGGGCTCGAGGATGGAGGGGAGAGCATGGacggtgatgatgatgatgatgatggcgACGACGATGAGgacgaggaagaagaagaagaagaagaagaagatggggAGAATCAGGTGGTGCCGTGGTCCTGCGATTCGCCGCTACCTCCGCCTGCGAGTTCTTCGAGCAGTGGGGAGGAGTCAACTGAGGCAGCTGCTGGTGGCGGTTTCAGGTCGGGGCCGGCGAAGCGGGTCTGGGACAATGTCTTCAGTAATGATTCCGAT TACTTTCTGCAGGAAGAAGTCGGGTGCACCTCATCTCAGGTGATCTCGAGAGCCTTTGCAGCCACTGAGGAAGCCCCATCTTCGGCTTGCTATCGGCCTTTGAAGCAGCAGAGGGTTGCCGAAGAAAATCCGAGTTTGCTGGCAGGGGATGAATTCGGTCTTGTGGAATCAAAACCGACATCAGCAATCATAAATTCTCTCAAGAGGCTGCAGAAGACCGCCATGTCTAAGGATAGCTCTGCTGCTGCGGTCCTTGACATTTGCAGGCTGAGCAGATGCTAG
- the LOC116214036 gene encoding zinc finger protein CONSTANS-LIKE 2-like isoform X2, whose translation MEQKKLCELCGRPARMYCESDEASLCWDCDETVHSANFLVAKHSRTLLCRVCQSPTPWAAAGPKLGPTVSVCDGCFDSHGKGPEAGHREGRGDIDNEGYSFNDDSSGDDDEREDGLEDGGESMDGDDDDDDGDDDEDEEEEEEEEEDGENQVVPWSCDSPLPPPASSSSSGEESTEAAAGGGFRSGPAKRVWDNVFSNDSDEEVGCTSSQVISRAFAATEEAPSSACYRPLKQQRVAEENPSLLAGDEFGLVESKPTSAIINSLKRLQKTAMSKDSSAAAVLDICRLSRC comes from the exons ATGGAGCAGAAGAAGCTCTGTGAGCTCTGCGGGAGGCCGGCGAGGATGTACTGCGAGTCGGACGAGGCGAGCCTTTGCTGGGACTGTGACGAGACGGTCCACAGCGCTAACTTCCTTGTGGCGAAGCACAGCCGGACGCTCCTCTGCCGCGTCTGCCAGTCCCCTACGCCTTGGGCTGCCGCCGGCCCGAAGCTCGGCCCCACCGTTTCGGTATGCGACGGCTGCTTCGACAGCCATGGTAAGGGTCCCGAGGCGGGTCATCGGGAGGGCCGCGGGGACATCGATAATGAGGGGTATAGCTTCAATGACGACAGCagtggtgatgatgatgagagaGAGGACGGGCTCGAGGATGGAGGGGAGAGCATGGacggtgatgatgatgatgatgatggcgACGACGATGAGgacgaggaagaagaagaagaagaagaagaagatggggAGAATCAGGTGGTGCCGTGGTCCTGCGATTCGCCGCTACCTCCGCCTGCGAGTTCTTCGAGCAGTGGGGAGGAGTCAACTGAGGCAGCTGCTGGTGGCGGTTTCAGGTCGGGGCCGGCGAAGCGGGTCTGGGACAATGTCTTCAGTAATGATTCCGAT GAAGAAGTCGGGTGCACCTCATCTCAGGTGATCTCGAGAGCCTTTGCAGCCACTGAGGAAGCCCCATCTTCGGCTTGCTATCGGCCTTTGAAGCAGCAGAGGGTTGCCGAAGAAAATCCGAGTTTGCTGGCAGGGGATGAATTCGGTCTTGTGGAATCAAAACCGACATCAGCAATCATAAATTCTCTCAAGAGGCTGCAGAAGACCGCCATGTCTAAGGATAGCTCTGCTGCTGCGGTCCTTGACATTTGCAGGCTGAGCAGATGCTAG